The proteins below are encoded in one region of Erinaceus europaeus chromosome 15, mEriEur2.1, whole genome shotgun sequence:
- the ATXN2L gene encoding ataxin-2-like protein isoform X10, with protein sequence MLKPQPPQQPSQPQQPLPAQQAVARRPPGGTSPPNGGLPGSLASAPAPPGPPAAVSSCLGPAAAAGSGLRRGAEGILPPQHQERPGTAAVGSARGQSTGKGPPQSPVFEGVYNNSRMLHFLTAVVGSTCDVKVKNGTTYEGIFKTLSSKFELAVDAVHRKALEPAAGPRREDIVDTMVFKPNDVLLVHFRNVDFNYATKDKFTDSAIAMNSKVNGEHKEKVLQRWEGGDSNSDDYDLESDMSNGWDPNEMFKFNEENYGVKTTYDSSLSSYTVPLEKDNSEEFRQRELRAAQLAREIESSPQYRLRIAMENDDGRTEEEKHSAVQRQGSGRESPSLASREGKYIPLPQRVREGPRGGVRCSSSRGGRPGLSSLPPRGPHHLDNSSPGPGSEARGINGGPSRMSPKAQRPLRGAKTLPSPSTRPSGETSVPPSPAAFPFLPVGRMYPPRSPKSAAPAPISASCPEPPIGSAVPTSSSSIPVTSSVVDPGVGSLSPASPKISLAPTDVKELPTKEPGRTLESQELSRIAGKVPGLQNEQKRFQLEELRKFGAQFKLQPSSSPESSLDPFPPRILKEEAKGKEKEVDGLLTSEPMGSPVSSKTESVSDKEDKPPLPPAGGTEGPEQPPPPCPSQTGSPPVGLIKGDDKDEGPVAEQVKKSTLNPNAKEFNPTKPLLSVNKSTSTPTSPGPRTHSTPSIPVLTAGQSGLYSPQYISYIPQIHMGPAVQAPQMYPYPVSNSVPGQQGKYRGAKGSLPPQRSDQHQPASAPPMMQAAAAAGPPLVAATPYSSYIPYNPQQFPGQPAMMQPMAHYPSQPVFAPMLQSSPRMLTSGSHPQAIVSSSTPQYPSAEQPTPQALYATVHQSYPHHATQLHAHQPQPATTPTGSQPQSQHAAPSPVQHQAGQAPHLGSGQPQQNLYHPGALTGTPPSLPPGPSAQSPQSSFPQPAAVYAIHAHQQLPHGFTNMAHVTQAHVQTGITAAPPPHPGAPHPPQVMLLHPPQSHGGPPQGAVPQSGVPALSASTPSPYPYIGHPQAAPLPPPGELKIVLAAT encoded by the exons ATGTTGAAGCCTCAGCCGCCACAGCAGCCCTCCCAGCCCCAGCAGCCGCTCCCCGCGCAACAGGCCGTGGCCCGCCGGCCTCCCGGGGGCACCAGCCCTCCCAACGGCGGCCTGCCGGGGTCGCTGGCCTCCGCTCCGGCTCCCCCGGGGCCTCCTGCGGCCGTTTCCTCCTGCCTCGGgcctgccgccgccgccgggaGCGGGCTCCGCCGCGGGGCCGAGGGCATCCTGCCGCCGCAGCACCAGGAGCGACCGGGGACCGCGGCCGTCGGCAGCGCCAG GGGACAAAGCACAGGAAAGGGACCCCCCCAGTCACCG GTGTTTGAGGGTGTGTACAACAACTCCAGAATGCTGCATTTCCTCACAGCTGTTGTG GGCTCCACTTGTGACGTGAAGGTGAAGAACGGCACCACCTATGAAGGCATCTTCAAGACTCTGAGCTCCAAG TTTGAACTAGCGGTGGACGCTGTGCACCGGAAGGCGCTTGAGCCGGCGGCTGGCCCTCGTCGCGAAGACATTGTGGATACCATGGTGTTTAAGCCAAATGATGTTTTGCTTGTCCACTTCCGAAATGTTGACTTCAATTATGCCACGAAAG ACAAGTTCACTGATTCAGCCATTGCCATGAACTCAAAGGTGAATGGCGAGCACAAAGAGAAGGTGCTTCAGCGCTGGGAAGGAGGCGACAGTAACAGCGATGACTATGACCTGGAGTCTGACATG TCCAATGGATGGGACCCCAATGAAATGTTCAAGTTCAACGAGGAGAACTATGGTGTGAAGACCACCTATGATAGCAGCCTCTCTTCTTACAC GGTGCCGTTAGAGAAAGACAACTCAGAAGAGTTTCGCCAGCGGGAGCTGCGTGCCGCCCAGTTGGCTCGAGAGATTGAGTCGAGCCCCCAGTACCGCTTGCGCATCGCCATGGAGAACGATGACGGGCGCACGGAGGAAGAGAAGCACAGCGCGGTCCAGCGCCAGGGGTCTGGGCGGGAGAGCCCCAGCCTGGCGTCCAG GGAGGGAAAGTATATTCCTCTACCCCAGCGAGTTCGGGAAGGTCCCCGGGGAGGAGTTCGATGCAGTAGTTCTCGGGGCGGCCGGCCTGGCCTTAGCTCTTTGCCACCTCGTGGCCCTCACCATCTTGACAACAGTAGCCCTGGCCCAGGTTCTGAGGCACGTGGTATCAATGGAG GCCCTTCCCGCATGTCCCCTAAGGCACAGCGGCCCCTGAGAGGTGCCAAGACTCTGCCTTCACCCAGCACCAGGCCTTCTGGAGAAACCTCTGTTCCTCCATCGCCTGCAG CTTTCCCTTTTCTTCCAGTGGGCCGGATGTACCCCCCACGTTCTCCCAAGTCTGCTGCCCCTGCCCCAATTTCTGCTTCCTGCCCTGAGCCTCCCATCGGCTCTGCAGTACCAACCTCTTCATCTTCCATCCCTGTGACGTCGTCGGTTGTGGATCCTGGAGTGGGCTCCCTCTCCCCAGCTTCTCCAAAGATCTCTCTGGCTCCCACAGATG TAAAAGAACTTCCGACCAAGGAACCTGGGAGAACTCTGGAGTCCCAGGAGTTGTCCCGAATAGCTGGAAAAG TTCCCGGTCTGCAGAACGAACAGAAACGCTTTCAACTGGAAGAACTGAGGAAGTTCGGAGCTCAGTTTAAG CTTCAGCCCAGTAGCTCCCCTGAGAGCAGCCTGGACCCCTTTCCTCCTCGGATCTTAAAGGAGGAGgccaaagggaaggagaaggaggtggatgGTCTATTGACATCAGAGCCCATGGGCTCCCCAGTCTCCTCGAAGACAGAGTCCGTATCGGATAAGGAGGATAAACCTCCCCTGCCTCCAGCAGGAGGCACTGAGGGGCCGGAGCAGCCCCCACCACCTTGCCCGAGCCAGACGGGCAGCCCTCCAGTGGGCCTCATCAAGGGAGATGACAAAGATGAGGGGCCTGTTGCAGA ACAAGTGAAGAAGTCAACATTGAACCCCAACGCCAAGGAGTTCAATCCCACAAAGCCTCTCCTCTCTGTG AATAAATCCACCAGTACCCCAACTTCTCCAGGACCCCGAACTCACTCAACACCCTCCATCCCGGTGCTGACAGCAGGCCAGAGTGGACTGTACAGTCCCCAGTACATCTCCTACATACCTCAGATTCACATGGGACCGGCTGTTCAG GCCCCTCAGATGTATCCATATCCTGTATCCAACTCAGTGCCTGGACAGCAGGGCAAGTACCGGGGAGCAAAAG GCTCCTTGCCTCCCCAGCGCTCGGACCAACACCAGCCAGCCTCAGCCCCTCCTATGATgcaggccgccgccgccgctggcCCCCCTCTGGTGGCCGCCACCCCCTACTCCTCATACATCCCCTACAACCCGCAGCAGTTCCCGGGCCAGCCCGCCATGATGCAGCCCATGGCCCATTACCCCTCGCAg CCGGTGTTTGCCCCCATGCTTCAAAGCAGCCCACGCATGCTGACTTCGGGGAGCCACCCCCAGGCCATTGTGTCATCCTCTACCCCCCAGTATCCTTCTGCAGAGCAGCCCACCCCCCAGGCCCTTTATG CCACTGTCCACCAGTCCTACCCACACCATGCCACGCAGCTCCATGCCCACCAGCCGCAGCCGGCCACCACGCCCACTGGAAGCCAGCCGCAGTCCCAGCATGCGGCCCCCAGTCCCGTCCAG CACCAGGCGGGGCAGGCCCCACACCTGGGCAGTGGACAGCCCCAGCAGAATCTGTACCACCCAGGGGCCCTGACAGGCACGCCGCCTTCTCTGCCACCGGGGCCTTCCGCCCAATCCCCTCAGAGCAGCTTTCCCCAGCCAGCCGCTGTGTATGCCATCCATGCCCATCAGCAGCTGCCTCACGGCTTCACCAACATGGCCCATGTCACCCAG gccCATGTCCAAACTGGAATCACAGCAGCCCCGCCCCCTcaccctggggctccccaccCGCCCCAGGTGATGCTgctgcacccaccccagagccatgGGGGCCCCCCCCAAGGCGCAGTGCCCCAGAGTGGGGTGCCTGCACTCTCAGCTTCCACACCCTCACCCTACCCCTACATCGGACACCCCCAAG CAGCTCCCCTTCCACCCCCCGGGGAACTGAAGATTGTCCTGGCCGCGACCTGA
- the ATXN2L gene encoding ataxin-2-like protein isoform X12: MLKPQPPQQPSQPQQPLPAQQAVARRPPGGTSPPNGGLPGSLASAPAPPGPPAAVSSCLGPAAAAGSGLRRGAEGILPPQHQERPGTAAVGSARGQSTGKGPPQSPVFEGVYNNSRMLHFLTAVVGSTCDVKVKNGTTYEGIFKTLSSKFELAVDAVHRKALEPAAGPRREDIVDTMVFKPNDVLLVHFRNVDFNYATKDKFTDSAIAMNSKVNGEHKEKVLQRWEGGDSNSDDYDLESDMSNGWDPNEMFKFNEENYGVKTTYDSSLSSYTVPLEKDNSEEFRQRELRAAQLAREIESSPQYRLRIAMENDDGRTEEEKHSAVQRQGSGRESPSLASREGKYIPLPQRVREGPRGGVRCSSSRGGRPGLSSLPPRGPHHLDNSSPGPGSEARGINGGPSRMSPKAQRPLRGAKTLPSPSTRPSGETSVPPSPAAFPFLPVGRMYPPRSPKSAAPAPISASCPEPPIGSAVPTSSSSIPVTSSVVDPGVGSLSPASPKISLAPTDVKELPTKEPGRTLESQELSRIAGKVPGLQNEQKRFQLEELRKFGAQFKLQPSSSPESSLDPFPPRILKEEAKGKEKEVDGLLTSEPMGSPVSSKTESVSDKEDKPPLPPAGGTEGPEQPPPPCPSQTGSPPVGLIKGDDKDEGPVAEQVKKSTLNPNAKEFNPTKPLLSVNKSTSTPTSPGPRTHSTPSIPVLTAGQSGLYSPQYISYIPQIHMGPAVQAPQMYPYPVSNSVPGQQGKYRGAKGSLPPQRSDQHQPASAPPMMQAAAAAGPPLVAATPYSSYIPYNPQQFPGQPAMMQPMAHYPSQPVFAPMLQSSPRMLTSGSHPQAIVSSSTPQYPSAEQPTPQALYATVHQSYPHHATQLHAHQPQPATTPTGSQPQSQHAAPSPVQHQAGQAPHLGSGQPQQNLYHPGALTGTPPSLPPGPSAQSPQSSFPQPAAVYAIHAHQQLPHGFTNMAHVTQAHVQTGITAAPPPHPGAPHPPQVMLLHPPQSHGGPPQGAVPQSGVPALSASTPSPYPYIGHPQAPLPPPGELKIVLAAT; the protein is encoded by the exons ATGTTGAAGCCTCAGCCGCCACAGCAGCCCTCCCAGCCCCAGCAGCCGCTCCCCGCGCAACAGGCCGTGGCCCGCCGGCCTCCCGGGGGCACCAGCCCTCCCAACGGCGGCCTGCCGGGGTCGCTGGCCTCCGCTCCGGCTCCCCCGGGGCCTCCTGCGGCCGTTTCCTCCTGCCTCGGgcctgccgccgccgccgggaGCGGGCTCCGCCGCGGGGCCGAGGGCATCCTGCCGCCGCAGCACCAGGAGCGACCGGGGACCGCGGCCGTCGGCAGCGCCAG GGGACAAAGCACAGGAAAGGGACCCCCCCAGTCACCG GTGTTTGAGGGTGTGTACAACAACTCCAGAATGCTGCATTTCCTCACAGCTGTTGTG GGCTCCACTTGTGACGTGAAGGTGAAGAACGGCACCACCTATGAAGGCATCTTCAAGACTCTGAGCTCCAAG TTTGAACTAGCGGTGGACGCTGTGCACCGGAAGGCGCTTGAGCCGGCGGCTGGCCCTCGTCGCGAAGACATTGTGGATACCATGGTGTTTAAGCCAAATGATGTTTTGCTTGTCCACTTCCGAAATGTTGACTTCAATTATGCCACGAAAG ACAAGTTCACTGATTCAGCCATTGCCATGAACTCAAAGGTGAATGGCGAGCACAAAGAGAAGGTGCTTCAGCGCTGGGAAGGAGGCGACAGTAACAGCGATGACTATGACCTGGAGTCTGACATG TCCAATGGATGGGACCCCAATGAAATGTTCAAGTTCAACGAGGAGAACTATGGTGTGAAGACCACCTATGATAGCAGCCTCTCTTCTTACAC GGTGCCGTTAGAGAAAGACAACTCAGAAGAGTTTCGCCAGCGGGAGCTGCGTGCCGCCCAGTTGGCTCGAGAGATTGAGTCGAGCCCCCAGTACCGCTTGCGCATCGCCATGGAGAACGATGACGGGCGCACGGAGGAAGAGAAGCACAGCGCGGTCCAGCGCCAGGGGTCTGGGCGGGAGAGCCCCAGCCTGGCGTCCAG GGAGGGAAAGTATATTCCTCTACCCCAGCGAGTTCGGGAAGGTCCCCGGGGAGGAGTTCGATGCAGTAGTTCTCGGGGCGGCCGGCCTGGCCTTAGCTCTTTGCCACCTCGTGGCCCTCACCATCTTGACAACAGTAGCCCTGGCCCAGGTTCTGAGGCACGTGGTATCAATGGAG GCCCTTCCCGCATGTCCCCTAAGGCACAGCGGCCCCTGAGAGGTGCCAAGACTCTGCCTTCACCCAGCACCAGGCCTTCTGGAGAAACCTCTGTTCCTCCATCGCCTGCAG CTTTCCCTTTTCTTCCAGTGGGCCGGATGTACCCCCCACGTTCTCCCAAGTCTGCTGCCCCTGCCCCAATTTCTGCTTCCTGCCCTGAGCCTCCCATCGGCTCTGCAGTACCAACCTCTTCATCTTCCATCCCTGTGACGTCGTCGGTTGTGGATCCTGGAGTGGGCTCCCTCTCCCCAGCTTCTCCAAAGATCTCTCTGGCTCCCACAGATG TAAAAGAACTTCCGACCAAGGAACCTGGGAGAACTCTGGAGTCCCAGGAGTTGTCCCGAATAGCTGGAAAAG TTCCCGGTCTGCAGAACGAACAGAAACGCTTTCAACTGGAAGAACTGAGGAAGTTCGGAGCTCAGTTTAAG CTTCAGCCCAGTAGCTCCCCTGAGAGCAGCCTGGACCCCTTTCCTCCTCGGATCTTAAAGGAGGAGgccaaagggaaggagaaggaggtggatgGTCTATTGACATCAGAGCCCATGGGCTCCCCAGTCTCCTCGAAGACAGAGTCCGTATCGGATAAGGAGGATAAACCTCCCCTGCCTCCAGCAGGAGGCACTGAGGGGCCGGAGCAGCCCCCACCACCTTGCCCGAGCCAGACGGGCAGCCCTCCAGTGGGCCTCATCAAGGGAGATGACAAAGATGAGGGGCCTGTTGCAGA ACAAGTGAAGAAGTCAACATTGAACCCCAACGCCAAGGAGTTCAATCCCACAAAGCCTCTCCTCTCTGTG AATAAATCCACCAGTACCCCAACTTCTCCAGGACCCCGAACTCACTCAACACCCTCCATCCCGGTGCTGACAGCAGGCCAGAGTGGACTGTACAGTCCCCAGTACATCTCCTACATACCTCAGATTCACATGGGACCGGCTGTTCAG GCCCCTCAGATGTATCCATATCCTGTATCCAACTCAGTGCCTGGACAGCAGGGCAAGTACCGGGGAGCAAAAG GCTCCTTGCCTCCCCAGCGCTCGGACCAACACCAGCCAGCCTCAGCCCCTCCTATGATgcaggccgccgccgccgctggcCCCCCTCTGGTGGCCGCCACCCCCTACTCCTCATACATCCCCTACAACCCGCAGCAGTTCCCGGGCCAGCCCGCCATGATGCAGCCCATGGCCCATTACCCCTCGCAg CCGGTGTTTGCCCCCATGCTTCAAAGCAGCCCACGCATGCTGACTTCGGGGAGCCACCCCCAGGCCATTGTGTCATCCTCTACCCCCCAGTATCCTTCTGCAGAGCAGCCCACCCCCCAGGCCCTTTATG CCACTGTCCACCAGTCCTACCCACACCATGCCACGCAGCTCCATGCCCACCAGCCGCAGCCGGCCACCACGCCCACTGGAAGCCAGCCGCAGTCCCAGCATGCGGCCCCCAGTCCCGTCCAG CACCAGGCGGGGCAGGCCCCACACCTGGGCAGTGGACAGCCCCAGCAGAATCTGTACCACCCAGGGGCCCTGACAGGCACGCCGCCTTCTCTGCCACCGGGGCCTTCCGCCCAATCCCCTCAGAGCAGCTTTCCCCAGCCAGCCGCTGTGTATGCCATCCATGCCCATCAGCAGCTGCCTCACGGCTTCACCAACATGGCCCATGTCACCCAG gccCATGTCCAAACTGGAATCACAGCAGCCCCGCCCCCTcaccctggggctccccaccCGCCCCAGGTGATGCTgctgcacccaccccagagccatgGGGGCCCCCCCCAAGGCGCAGTGCCCCAGAGTGGGGTGCCTGCACTCTCAGCTTCCACACCCTCACCCTACCCCTACATCGGACACCCCCAAG CTCCCCTTCCACCCCCCGGGGAACTGAAGATTGTCCTGGCCGCGACCTGA
- the ATXN2L gene encoding ataxin-2-like protein isoform X15 — MLKPQPPQQPSQPQQPLPAQQAVARRPPGGTSPPNGGLPGSLASAPAPPGPPAAVSSCLGPAAAAGSGLRRGAEGILPPQHQERPGTAAVGSARGQSTGKGPPQSPVFEGVYNNSRMLHFLTAVVGSTCDVKVKNGTTYEGIFKTLSSKFELAVDAVHRKALEPAAGPRREDIVDTMVFKPNDVLLVHFRNVDFNYATKDKFTDSAIAMNSKVNGEHKEKVLQRWEGGDSNSDDYDLESDMSNGWDPNEMFKFNEENYGVKTTYDSSLSSYTVPLEKDNSEEFRQRELRAAQLAREIESSPQYRLRIAMENDDGRTEEEKHSAVQRQGSGRESPSLASREGKYIPLPQRVREGPRGGVRCSSSRGGRPGLSSLPPRGPHHLDNSSPGPGSEARGINGGPSRMSPKAQRPLRGAKTLPSPSTRPSGETSVPPSPAVGRMYPPRSPKSAAPAPISASCPEPPIGSAVPTSSSSIPVTSSVVDPGVGSLSPASPKISLAPTDVKELPTKEPGRTLESQELSRIAGKVPGLQNEQKRFQLEELRKFGAQFKLQPSSSPESSLDPFPPRILKEEAKGKEKEVDGLLTSEPMGSPVSSKTESVSDKEDKPPLPPAGGTEGPEQPPPPCPSQTGSPPVGLIKGDDKDEGPVAEQVKKSTLNPNAKEFNPTKPLLSVNKSTSTPTSPGPRTHSTPSIPVLTAGQSGLYSPQYISYIPQIHMGPAVQAPQMYPYPVSNSVPGQQGKYRGAKGSLPPQRSDQHQPASAPPMMQAAAAAGPPLVAATPYSSYIPYNPQQFPGQPAMMQPMAHYPSQPVFAPMLQSSPRMLTSGSHPQAIVSSSTPQYPSAEQPTPQALYATVHQSYPHHATQLHAHQPQPATTPTGSQPQSQHAAPSPVQHQAGQAPHLGSGQPQQNLYHPGALTGTPPSLPPGPSAQSPQSSFPQPAAVYAIHAHQQLPHGFTNMAHVTQAHVQTGITAAPPPHPGAPHPPQVMLLHPPQSHGGPPQGAVPQSGVPALSASTPSPYPYIGHPQAPLPPPGELKIVLAAT; from the exons ATGTTGAAGCCTCAGCCGCCACAGCAGCCCTCCCAGCCCCAGCAGCCGCTCCCCGCGCAACAGGCCGTGGCCCGCCGGCCTCCCGGGGGCACCAGCCCTCCCAACGGCGGCCTGCCGGGGTCGCTGGCCTCCGCTCCGGCTCCCCCGGGGCCTCCTGCGGCCGTTTCCTCCTGCCTCGGgcctgccgccgccgccgggaGCGGGCTCCGCCGCGGGGCCGAGGGCATCCTGCCGCCGCAGCACCAGGAGCGACCGGGGACCGCGGCCGTCGGCAGCGCCAG GGGACAAAGCACAGGAAAGGGACCCCCCCAGTCACCG GTGTTTGAGGGTGTGTACAACAACTCCAGAATGCTGCATTTCCTCACAGCTGTTGTG GGCTCCACTTGTGACGTGAAGGTGAAGAACGGCACCACCTATGAAGGCATCTTCAAGACTCTGAGCTCCAAG TTTGAACTAGCGGTGGACGCTGTGCACCGGAAGGCGCTTGAGCCGGCGGCTGGCCCTCGTCGCGAAGACATTGTGGATACCATGGTGTTTAAGCCAAATGATGTTTTGCTTGTCCACTTCCGAAATGTTGACTTCAATTATGCCACGAAAG ACAAGTTCACTGATTCAGCCATTGCCATGAACTCAAAGGTGAATGGCGAGCACAAAGAGAAGGTGCTTCAGCGCTGGGAAGGAGGCGACAGTAACAGCGATGACTATGACCTGGAGTCTGACATG TCCAATGGATGGGACCCCAATGAAATGTTCAAGTTCAACGAGGAGAACTATGGTGTGAAGACCACCTATGATAGCAGCCTCTCTTCTTACAC GGTGCCGTTAGAGAAAGACAACTCAGAAGAGTTTCGCCAGCGGGAGCTGCGTGCCGCCCAGTTGGCTCGAGAGATTGAGTCGAGCCCCCAGTACCGCTTGCGCATCGCCATGGAGAACGATGACGGGCGCACGGAGGAAGAGAAGCACAGCGCGGTCCAGCGCCAGGGGTCTGGGCGGGAGAGCCCCAGCCTGGCGTCCAG GGAGGGAAAGTATATTCCTCTACCCCAGCGAGTTCGGGAAGGTCCCCGGGGAGGAGTTCGATGCAGTAGTTCTCGGGGCGGCCGGCCTGGCCTTAGCTCTTTGCCACCTCGTGGCCCTCACCATCTTGACAACAGTAGCCCTGGCCCAGGTTCTGAGGCACGTGGTATCAATGGAG GCCCTTCCCGCATGTCCCCTAAGGCACAGCGGCCCCTGAGAGGTGCCAAGACTCTGCCTTCACCCAGCACCAGGCCTTCTGGAGAAACCTCTGTTCCTCCATCGCCTGCAG TGGGCCGGATGTACCCCCCACGTTCTCCCAAGTCTGCTGCCCCTGCCCCAATTTCTGCTTCCTGCCCTGAGCCTCCCATCGGCTCTGCAGTACCAACCTCTTCATCTTCCATCCCTGTGACGTCGTCGGTTGTGGATCCTGGAGTGGGCTCCCTCTCCCCAGCTTCTCCAAAGATCTCTCTGGCTCCCACAGATG TAAAAGAACTTCCGACCAAGGAACCTGGGAGAACTCTGGAGTCCCAGGAGTTGTCCCGAATAGCTGGAAAAG TTCCCGGTCTGCAGAACGAACAGAAACGCTTTCAACTGGAAGAACTGAGGAAGTTCGGAGCTCAGTTTAAG CTTCAGCCCAGTAGCTCCCCTGAGAGCAGCCTGGACCCCTTTCCTCCTCGGATCTTAAAGGAGGAGgccaaagggaaggagaaggaggtggatgGTCTATTGACATCAGAGCCCATGGGCTCCCCAGTCTCCTCGAAGACAGAGTCCGTATCGGATAAGGAGGATAAACCTCCCCTGCCTCCAGCAGGAGGCACTGAGGGGCCGGAGCAGCCCCCACCACCTTGCCCGAGCCAGACGGGCAGCCCTCCAGTGGGCCTCATCAAGGGAGATGACAAAGATGAGGGGCCTGTTGCAGA ACAAGTGAAGAAGTCAACATTGAACCCCAACGCCAAGGAGTTCAATCCCACAAAGCCTCTCCTCTCTGTG AATAAATCCACCAGTACCCCAACTTCTCCAGGACCCCGAACTCACTCAACACCCTCCATCCCGGTGCTGACAGCAGGCCAGAGTGGACTGTACAGTCCCCAGTACATCTCCTACATACCTCAGATTCACATGGGACCGGCTGTTCAG GCCCCTCAGATGTATCCATATCCTGTATCCAACTCAGTGCCTGGACAGCAGGGCAAGTACCGGGGAGCAAAAG GCTCCTTGCCTCCCCAGCGCTCGGACCAACACCAGCCAGCCTCAGCCCCTCCTATGATgcaggccgccgccgccgctggcCCCCCTCTGGTGGCCGCCACCCCCTACTCCTCATACATCCCCTACAACCCGCAGCAGTTCCCGGGCCAGCCCGCCATGATGCAGCCCATGGCCCATTACCCCTCGCAg CCGGTGTTTGCCCCCATGCTTCAAAGCAGCCCACGCATGCTGACTTCGGGGAGCCACCCCCAGGCCATTGTGTCATCCTCTACCCCCCAGTATCCTTCTGCAGAGCAGCCCACCCCCCAGGCCCTTTATG CCACTGTCCACCAGTCCTACCCACACCATGCCACGCAGCTCCATGCCCACCAGCCGCAGCCGGCCACCACGCCCACTGGAAGCCAGCCGCAGTCCCAGCATGCGGCCCCCAGTCCCGTCCAG CACCAGGCGGGGCAGGCCCCACACCTGGGCAGTGGACAGCCCCAGCAGAATCTGTACCACCCAGGGGCCCTGACAGGCACGCCGCCTTCTCTGCCACCGGGGCCTTCCGCCCAATCCCCTCAGAGCAGCTTTCCCCAGCCAGCCGCTGTGTATGCCATCCATGCCCATCAGCAGCTGCCTCACGGCTTCACCAACATGGCCCATGTCACCCAG gccCATGTCCAAACTGGAATCACAGCAGCCCCGCCCCCTcaccctggggctccccaccCGCCCCAGGTGATGCTgctgcacccaccccagagccatgGGGGCCCCCCCCAAGGCGCAGTGCCCCAGAGTGGGGTGCCTGCACTCTCAGCTTCCACACCCTCACCCTACCCCTACATCGGACACCCCCAAG CTCCCCTTCCACCCCCCGGGGAACTGAAGATTGTCCTGGCCGCGACCTGA